The Terriglobales bacterium genomic sequence CCCTGGGACAGAGTTCGCAGCTGGCCGATTCTGAGAGCTTGAGGAAGCGCCTCGTAGGCTCGCGCTATACCGTGGACTTCTCCCGCGGTTGCGACTTCAACCTCGACGTCCTCACCTCGGATTCCTTCACCGCCGCCACCCTCTCTTCGCTCTTCCAGGCGGGCATGATGGTGAAAAAGCTGAATGCCACCGGGGCAGAAAAGATGGCGCTCGAGAACCTTACGGTCGAGTCCGACAGCAACAAGCTGAAGCTCCACTTCAACTCGGACGAGCAACGCTTCCAGGCGCTGCTGAAGTCCGACCTGTTTGCGGCGGTCTCGAAGTAGCCTCGCGCCCCGCGGGCGCTTATTTGGTGACGCAATCGCACATGGATTTCAGGAGGTCGCCGACCGCGCCCTGCGGCCGGTCCATCGCCGTCTCCGTGTCCCCCTTGAAGACGTAGACCTCCCAGCGGTAGCCGGTGGGGTCGGTGAGCCAAATCTTGTCCTGGACGGCGTAGCAGCAGGTGGTGTTCATCTCATCCAGAGTCTGGATGCCGGCGGCGTTCAGACGCTGCTTGACGGCCAGGACTTCCTCGGTCGCGTCCACACGCAGCCCCATGTGGCTGAGGCCCTGCAGGCAGCAGTGCGTGGCTTGCTGCATGGTCAGGTTGATGGCGGGCTGGTCGAGGTCGAACTTGGCGTAGCCCGGTTTGAGCTTGGTGGGCGGGGCGGCAAAGAGCGCGGAATAGAAGCGCACCGACTCCTCGACGTTCTTTACATCCAGCGAAATGTGCAGCTTGGGGTTCATCTTCGTCCCTCCTGTAGATTTACAAGCGTCAATCTATTACGACAAACAAACTCAGACCTCCGTGTCCAGGGCCTCTACCATCGCCTTGAGCGCCTTTTCGTTGCGGCGATACCACATCCAGGTGCCATACTTCTCGGCGGTCACCAGGCCGGCCTGGGTGAGGATGGCCATGTGGTGGGAGACCGTAGGTTGTGAGCGCTTGACCCGTGCCTCGATGTCGCAAGCGCACAGGCCCACCGTCTTGCCGATGGAGCAGCAGCCCTTCTCCTTGAGCAAACGGAGGATGGCGCGGCGGGTGGGATCGGCCAGCGCGTGCAGGAAACGGTCGAGAGTGTGGGCATCGCGTTTCATTATCGCCCTCTATCGATATCATATAGATTGAGTGATGTCAATACAAGATGCAGAATAAGCTTGCCCTGGAACCCGGCAGCGTCCCGCTACTTCTTGACGATGGGTTTGTATCCGTCGGCCACGAGGCGCGCCTTCATGGCCTCGGCTTCCTTGGGGTCGGCGAAGGGGCCGACCTGGACGTGGAAGAGCTTGTCGGGCGCGTTGCTGGCCACAAAAACCGGGTACTGCTTTTTGCGCAGAGCCTTGACCAGCGCGTCGGCATCCCCTTGGCGGCTGACTGCGGCAATCTGCACGGTGTAGCCGTTGGCTGGAGTCATGCCGGCTGGAGTCATGCCGACTGCGGCGGCGAGCTTGGCCTCCTCGGTGGTAGCGGGAGCAGCTGCTTGCGGCTTGGCCTGGGGCGGGGCGGCGGTCTTTGCGGCCAGACCGGGTTGCGCGTCTTTCTGTCCGACCGAATCGTAGAAGGTCAGTTGGCCGCTGGAAGCCGGCTGAGACGTGGAACCGGAGTCGCCGGGGTTCAACGGGGAGGGCTTGGGTACGCCTCCGCTAGCAGTCTGGTTGGTTTCCCCCGCCTGGGTGGCGGCGGGGACGGAATTCTTGCCCAGGGAGTAGCCCAGGCCGAAGAAGACCGCGCACAGCATCACCATCCCCAGGAACATGAACAGCAGGCGACCGGTGCCAGCCGTAGTCTCTAGCTCCTGATCCTCGTCCATGGGCCCACCCTACTACAGGGCGGCGGCCTTGGGGAGTAACCAACCGGCTTACGGCTTGGCTCCCGCCCTCTCCAGCGCCTTGGTGAGCCCGCTGATGATGTCCAGTGGCAGGGGGAAAACGATGGTGGTGTTCTTCTCCACCCCGATCTCGGTGAGGGTCTGCAGGTAGCGAAGCTGCAGGGTGACAGGCTCGCTGGCGATGATGTGGGCGGCGTCGGCCAGGCGCTGGGCGGCGGCGTACTCGCCCTCGGCGTGGATGATCTTGGAGCGCTTCTCGCGCTCGGCCTCGGCCTGCTTGGCCATGGCGCGCAACATGGACTCGGGCAGGTCCACCTGCTTGACCTCGACGTTGACCACCTTCACGCCCCAGGGAGCGGTGTGGGTGTCCAGGATGCTCTGGATGCGGGCGTTCAGCTTTTCGCGGTGGGCCAGCAACTCGTCCAGTTCCACCTCGCCCAGCACCGAGCGCAGCGTAGTCTGCGCGAACTGAGAGGTCTGGTACTGGTAGTTGGTGACCTCGACCACGGCGTGGCGAGGATCGATGACGCGCAGGAAGATGACCGCGTTCACCTTCAGGGTGACGTTATCGCGAGTGATGACGTCCTGCGGCGGCACCTCGAAGGCTTCCTGGCGCAGGGAGATCCGCACGATGGTATCAATGGGCCAGAAGACCAGGATCACGCCCGGTCCCTTGGCCTGCGCCAGCAGGCGCCCCAGGCGGAAGATGACGCCGCGCTCGTACTCGCGCAGGATCTTGATGGAGCTCATGATGTAAATCCCGATGATGACGATCGCTACTACGCCAATGCCGCCCATATACGGACCTCCGCCGATGAAATAACTTGACCGAAAACGCCGAGCGGATTGTAACTCAAACCGGGGTGCGCGGCTCAGGAAGCGACTGGGTGCGCCGGCTGCGGAGGGGACACCGGGTCCACCTTGAGCAGCAGGCCGTCCAGGGAGCGCACCTGCACGTGATCGCCGGCCGCGACATTGGCCGACGAGACGGCGTCCCAGAGCTCGCCGTGGACGAAGACCTTTCCCTCCGGCTGGAGCGGGGTGCGGGCGACGCCAATCTCGCCCACCAGGCCTTCCTCGCCGGTGACGGCCTTCTGCTTGTAGGCCCTGAGCGCCAGGGTCATGAGAAAAACGGTAATCCCGCCGAAAGGCAGGCTGACCGCCAGCGCCGTCCAGAGGTGCACCCGCATTTCGGGGATGGGGCCGTCCACCAGCAGCAGGCCCCCCATGACCATGGCCACCACGCCCCCGACGCCCAGCACGCCGTGGCTTTGGAACTTGGCCTCCAGGGCGAAGAGTGCGAAGGCGGCCACGATCAGGGCCAGCGCGGCGTAGCGGGTGGGCAGGATGTTGAGGGCGAAAATCGCCAGCAGGATGCAGATCAGCCCCACCACCCCCGGCAGCACGGCGCCCGGGTGGTTGAACTCCACATACAGCGCGAGCACCCCGATGACCAGGATGATGAAGGTCATGTTGGGATCCATCAGGGCCGCGAGGATGCGCTGCTTGAGCGACATCTCGTAGGTGCGTACGGGCTTGCCCACCAGGTGCAGGGTGACCGTGGAGCCGTTGAAGCGGGTGACGGTCCGGCCCTCCATCTGCTTGAACAGGTCCTGGTCGTCGGAGGCGACGTAGTCGATCAGCTTCTGGGAAAGCGCCTCCTGCTCGGTGAAAGACTTGGATTGGCGCACGGCGCTCTCGGCCACCTCGACGTTGCGTCCGCGCTTGGAGACGAAGGAGCGCATGAAGGCGGCGGCGTCGTTCTCCAGCTTGTCCTTCATGATGGGATCCATGTCCTTGCCGCCGAAGATAACGGGATGAGCGGCGCCGGTGTTGGTGCCGGGGGCCATGGCGGCGACGTCGGCCGACTCCAGGAGGAAGAAGCCTGCGGAGGCGGCGCGGCCGCCGCTGGGCGCCACATAGATGATCACCGGCACCGGCGAGTTCAGTATCTTCTCCACGATGGAGCGTGTGGAATCCAGCAGGCCGCCGGGAGTGCGCAGCTCGATGAGCAGGACGTCGTCGTGGTTGCGCTGCGCCTCGGCGATGGCGCGCCCGATGAATTCGTCGGTGATGGGATGGATGGTGTCGTTGATGACAATCTTGAGAACGTCGGCCGAGGCCAGGCTCGAGCAAACGAAAAGCGCGATGAGGGCCAGGAAGCGGGAGGGGCGACCGAGGACTTTCATTGCGGGGGCAGCGGCTGCGCTTTCTCCGCCAGCTTGGCTGCGACGGCGCGCCGGAGCTCTTGAGCCTCAGCGTTCGCGGGATCGAGCGCCAGCGCTCGGTTCACGCTCTCTTGCGCGGCCTGGGCATTATTGTCTCTCAAATCGAGGCGCGCGAGCACCAGAAACGCCTCCAGCGAAGGATGCAGGCGGAGGGCGGTGCGGGCCTCGGCGCGGGCGGCGGCATATTCGCGGGTGGCCTCCAGATAGCGGGCGAGGCCGGCATGCGCGGCTGCGTTGGTGGGATCGAGCACGATGGCTTCGCGGAACTCATGCTCGGCCTCGAGCAAGAGACCCTGCTCCATGAGCTCGCCGCCGCGTAGGGTGTGGAAGTCGGCGTGCCGGACAGGGTCGCTGCCGGCGAAGCGCAGCTCGTTCTGACTCTGGATCTCAAGCGCCAGCTGGCGGAAGGCGGTCTCGTCATAGTTGGACTTGATGCGCTCGAGCGGCAGGCGCGATTCCCCTGAGGCGCGCGCCGGCGCGGGCGTCGGGGAGCCGGACAGAGTGGCCAGCAGCGTCTTGGCCTCGCTGTCCGAAGGGTGCAGGCGCAGAGCCTCGCGCAGCTCGCGGGTGGCGCCGGCGGAGTCGCCCGCGCGGGAGAGGGCGACGCCCAGGTTGAAGCGGTAGTCTGGGTCGGTGGGATCGGCGTCGGCCGCCTTCTGAAAGTATTCGACGGCATTCTTCCGGCTGCGCCGCGCGCTCACCACGCCCAGGTTGTTATAGACCTCGATCAGCGGCAGGCGGGAGGCCACGAAGCTGAAGGCGCTCTCGGCGTGGTCGAAGTCCCCGGCGTAGAAGAGCGCGAGCCCGAGATAGAAGTTGGCCTCGCGGACCAGGGGGTCGGTCTTGGAGACGCGCGCCAGCCAGGCCGCCGCCTCCTTGTAGTCGCGTCCAGCGTAGTAGGTCTTGCCCAGTTCCAGCAGGGCGGCGGCGTAGGAAGGCGACACGCGCAGAGCGGCGCGGAAGTAGCGGATCTTTTCCTGGCGCACGGTGGCCAGCAGGCCACGGATGTAGTTCTCAAAGGCGTCCAGGCGGACCGAAGGCGCAGCCGCCACGAACTGATTGCGCGATGTCATCATGTCGGGCGTGAGCTGGCGCAGCAGGTCCCAGGCCAGCGCGCTTTCGAGATCGAGCAGCTTGGGGAGCGGGCCGGATTCCGTGACCTCGGGCAGCAGGTGCAGCTTGCTCATCTCCAGCAGGCGGGCGGAGACGGTGAAGGTGCGGCCGTCGAAGCTGTAGCGGCCCATCACGATGTAGTCCACGTCCATCTCCTCGCCCACCCGGTAGAGGGTGGCGCGCGAAGGGCGGAGGTTCTGTGGGATGCCGAGGCGGTCGAAGGCGTAGCTGCGGTCCTGACGGCCCACCAGGTAGAGCTGGGGCGAGGCCATGCGCTGGCCCAGGATCTCAGGAAAGGTTTCTCCCACCCACTCCAGGCCAGGAGAGCTCGAAGCGTTCTCGAAGGGCACGATGAGCATGGTGTGGGAGGCGGCGGGCTGTGCCTGCGCGCCGGCCAGGGACGATCCGGCGAGTACGACGAAGAGCAACGCGGATAGGCGTGGGAATCTCAAGCTAGGAACGATTATATCGGCCCGGCGGAGAGTGCTGCCGCTAGCGCGAGGCCTCGCGCGCCGCGGCCGGGAAGATGGCGTCGCCGACCGGCGTGAGCCCCGCGGACTGACCGGGCATGGGCGCCAGCATCTGCTCCTTG encodes the following:
- a CDS encoding ArsI/CadI family heavy metal resistance metalloenzyme, with amino-acid sequence MNPKLHISLDVKNVEESVRFYSALFAAPPTKLKPGYAKFDLDQPAINLTMQQATHCCLQGLSHMGLRVDATEEVLAVKQRLNAAGIQTLDEMNTTCCYAVQDKIWLTDPTGYRWEVYVFKGDTETAMDRPQGAVGDLLKSMCDCVTK
- a CDS encoding metalloregulator ArsR/SmtB family transcription factor; translated protein: MKRDAHTLDRFLHALADPTRRAILRLLKEKGCCSIGKTVGLCACDIEARVKRSQPTVSHHMAILTQAGLVTAEKYGTWMWYRRNEKALKAMVEALDTEV
- a CDS encoding SPOR domain-containing protein translates to MDEDQELETTAGTGRLLFMFLGMVMLCAVFFGLGYSLGKNSVPAATQAGETNQTASGGVPKPSPLNPGDSGSTSQPASSGQLTFYDSVGQKDAQPGLAAKTAAPPQAKPQAAAPATTEEAKLAAAVGMTPAGMTPANGYTVQIAAVSRQGDADALVKALRKKQYPVFVASNAPDKLFHVQVGPFADPKEAEAMKARLVADGYKPIVKK
- a CDS encoding slipin family protein; the protein is MGGIGVVAIVIIGIYIMSSIKILREYERGVIFRLGRLLAQAKGPGVILVFWPIDTIVRISLRQEAFEVPPQDVITRDNVTLKVNAVIFLRVIDPRHAVVEVTNYQYQTSQFAQTTLRSVLGEVELDELLAHREKLNARIQSILDTHTAPWGVKVVNVEVKQVDLPESMLRAMAKQAEAEREKRSKIIHAEGEYAAAQRLADAAHIIASEPVTLQLRYLQTLTEIGVEKNTTIVFPLPLDIISGLTKALERAGAKP
- a CDS encoding nodulation protein NfeD; this translates as MKVLGRPSRFLALIALFVCSSLASADVLKIVINDTIHPITDEFIGRAIAEAQRNHDDVLLIELRTPGGLLDSTRSIVEKILNSPVPVIIYVAPSGGRAASAGFFLLESADVAAMAPGTNTGAAHPVIFGGKDMDPIMKDKLENDAAAFMRSFVSKRGRNVEVAESAVRQSKSFTEQEALSQKLIDYVASDDQDLFKQMEGRTVTRFNGSTVTLHLVGKPVRTYEMSLKQRILAALMDPNMTFIILVIGVLALYVEFNHPGAVLPGVVGLICILLAIFALNILPTRYAALALIVAAFALFALEAKFQSHGVLGVGGVVAMVMGGLLLVDGPIPEMRVHLWTALAVSLPFGGITVFLMTLALRAYKQKAVTGEEGLVGEIGVARTPLQPEGKVFVHGELWDAVSSANVAAGDHVQVRSLDGLLLKVDPVSPPQPAHPVAS
- a CDS encoding tetratricopeptide repeat protein, translated to MLFVVLAGSSLAGAQAQPAASHTMLIVPFENASSSPGLEWVGETFPEILGQRMASPQLYLVGRQDRSYAFDRLGIPQNLRPSRATLYRVGEEMDVDYIVMGRYSFDGRTFTVSARLLEMSKLHLLPEVTESGPLPKLLDLESALAWDLLRQLTPDMMTSRNQFVAAAPSVRLDAFENYIRGLLATVRQEKIRYFRAALRVSPSYAAALLELGKTYYAGRDYKEAAAWLARVSKTDPLVREANFYLGLALFYAGDFDHAESAFSFVASRLPLIEVYNNLGVVSARRSRKNAVEYFQKAADADPTDPDYRFNLGVALSRAGDSAGATRELREALRLHPSDSEAKTLLATLSGSPTPAPARASGESRLPLERIKSNYDETAFRQLALEIQSQNELRFAGSDPVRHADFHTLRGGELMEQGLLLEAEHEFREAIVLDPTNAAAHAGLARYLEATREYAAARAEARTALRLHPSLEAFLVLARLDLRDNNAQAAQESVNRALALDPANAEAQELRRAVAAKLAEKAQPLPPQ